A portion of the Toxoplasma gondii ME49 chromosome VIIb, whole genome shotgun sequence genome contains these proteins:
- a CDS encoding hypothetical protein (encoded by transcript TGME49_261075) encodes MALNESGTVFAASTDSWQASRAFVRFRTVSRSFIDRLGFTSWRAERKGRLRSSSVTQDISTTFETAAKDTQPSSTTSSTRCPSKLRVCFSFPVYAFLSLQCCLDSSRTVFSPSFPCVSRR; translated from the exons ATGGCACTTAACGAAAGCGGGACGGTATTTGCGGCAAGCACAGACAGTTGGCAGGCCTCGCGCGCGTTCGTCCGGTTTCGTACTGTCTCCCGGTCTTTCATTGACCGCTTGGGTTTTACCTCTTGGCGCGCGGAGCGAAAGGGGAGGCTTCGCTC ATCCTCTGTCACACAGGACATTTCCACCACCTTCGAGACAGCTGCGAAAGACACGCAGCCTTCCTCGACGACGTCGTCCACCCGCTGCCCCTCAAAGCTccgcgtctgtttctcttttccggtCTATGCTTTTCTTTCACTGCAGTGCTGCCTGGACAGCAGTCGGAcagttttctctccgtcttttccGTGCGTTTCTCGTCGCTAA
- the APT1 gene encoding apicoplast triosephosphate translocator APT1 (encoded by transcript TGME49_261070~Predicted trans-membrane domain (TMHMM2.0):42-62:76-99:119-142:161-184:224-247:323-346) produces the protein MEESKRLGVSALPPQYGTVSTGGARPAKDLESQASPASGDQTAFYAQLGVMLLFWYALNVMYNLDNKLALIMLPLPWTVSTFQLFFGWLFFGFAWATGLRPVPRIHTTELFVTRIAPQGLCHFFVHIGAVISMGCGAVSFTHIVKASEPVLTALLSGLALHQVFSWQTYLSLVPIVAGVIMASVTELSFTWKAFGCALVSALGSSARAVFAKLAMADRKQVGENLSSANMYALLTIVASLVSLPPAIFAEGAKVAAVWEACTGPDSPWTGQQIIAKLCFSGLWYYMYNEVAYLCLEKINQVTHAVANTLKRVVIIVASVLFFQTPVTALGATGSFVAIAGTLIYSLSKTKYG, from the coding sequence atgGAGGAATCGAAACGCTTGGGTGTCTCGGCTCTCCCGCCGCAGTACGGGACTGTTTCGACAGGCGGCGCTCGGCCGGCGAAGGATTTAGAGTCGCAGGCGAGTCCCGCGTCTGGAGATCAGACGGCGTTCTACGCGCAACTCGGCGTGATGTTGCTCTTCTGGTACGCGCTGAACGTGATGTACAATCTGGACAACAAGCTGGCCCTGATCATGCTTCCACTTCCCTGGACGGTGTCGACGTTTCAGCTCTTCTTCGGATGGCTGTTCTTCGGCTTCGCGTGGGCAACTGGGCTGCGGCCGGTCCCGCGAATCCACACCACGGAGCTGTTCGTCACGCGCATCGCCCCGCAGGGTCTCTGTCACTTCTTCGTCCACATCGGCGCGGTGATTTCAATGGGCTGTGGCGCTGTCAGCTTCACACACATCGTGAAGGCGTCGGAGCCAGTCCTCACGGCGCTGCTCTCTGGACTGGCTCTTCACCAGGTCTTCAGCTGGCAGACGTACCTCTCCCTCGTCCCGATCGTCGCAGGAGTGATCATGGCCTCGGTCACGGAACTCTCCTTCACGTGGAAGGCGTTCGGATGCGCCTTGGTCAGTGCGCTGGGCAGCTCGGCTCGCGCAGTGTTCGCGAAACTCGCGATGGCGGACCGCAAACAAGTAGGAGAAAATCTGTCGTCTGCAAACATGTACGCGCTTCTAACCATCGTCGCgtccctcgtctccctcccgCCGGCGATCTTCGCTGAGGGCGCCAAAGTCGCCGCTGTCTGGGAGGCATGCACCGGACCCGACAGCCCCTGGACGGGCCAGCAGATCATCGCGAAACTGTGCTTCTCAGGCTTGTGGTATTACATGTACAACGAAGTCGCCTACCTCTGCCTCGAGAAAATCAACCAGGTCACGCATGCAGTAGCGAACACCCTCAAACGCGTCGTCATCATCGTCGcgtctgtcctcttcttccagacTCCCGTGACGGCCCTTGGAGCAACTGGGTCGTTCGTCGCCATTGCAGGCACCCTGATCTATTCTCTCTCGAAGACCAAGTACGGATAA